In the Telopea speciosissima isolate NSW1024214 ecotype Mountain lineage chromosome 2, Tspe_v1, whole genome shotgun sequence genome, one interval contains:
- the LOC122652158 gene encoding 26S proteasome regulatory subunit S10B homolog B-like produces the protein MEGEDARRKAAINDYRKKLLQHKELEARVREVRENLRTAKKEFAKTEDDLKSLQSVGQIIGEVLRPLDNERLIVKASSGPRYVVGCRSKVDKEKLTAGTRVVLDMTTLTIMRALPREVDPVVYNMLHEDPGNISYSAVGGLSDQIRELRESIELPLMNPELFLRVGIKPPKGVLLYGPPGTGKTLLARAIASNIDANFLKVVSSAIIDKYIGESARLIREMFGYARDHQPCIIFMDEIDAIGGRRFSEGTSADREIQRTLMELLNQLDGFDQLGKVKMIMATNRPDVLDPALLRPGRLDRKIEIPLPNEQSRMEILKIHAAGIAKHGEIDYEAVVKLAEGFNGADLRNVCTEAGMSAIRAERDYVIHEDFMKAVRKLNEAKKLESTAHYNADFGKD, from the exons ATGGAAGGTGAAGATGCTCGTCGCAAGGCTGCGATCAATGACTACCGTAAGAAGCTCTTACAACACAAGGAGCTCGAAGCCAGAGTTAGAGAAG TGAGGGAGAATCTAAGAACTGCAAAGAAGGAGTTTGCCAAAACTGAAGATGATCTCAAATCCCTTCAAAGTGTTGGACAGATAATAGGGGAAGTTCTGAGGCCTCTTGACAATGAGCGAT TGATAGTTAAAGCAAGTAGTGGTCCAAGATATGTTGTTGGATGCCGCAGTAAAGTAGATAAGGAAAAGCTGACAGCTGGGACCAGAGTTGTTCTTGATATGACGACTCTCACAATCATGCGAGCCCTTCCACGCGAA GTTGATCCTGTTGTGTACAACATGCTTCATGAAGATCCTGGTAACATTAGCTACTCTGCTGTGGGTGGATTATCTGATCAGATCCGGGAACTTAGGGAATCTATTGAGCTACCTCTTATGAATCCTGAGCTCTTCCTCAGAGTGGGGATAAAGCCACCAAAG GGTGTTCTTCTCTATGGACCTCCTGGAACAGGCAAGACACTGTTAGCCAGAGCAATTGCCAGTAATATAGATGCTAATTTCTTGAAG GTTGTGTCAAGTGCTATAATTGATAAATACATTGGTGAAAGTGCAAGGTTGATACGGGAGATGTTTGGCTATGCACGTGATCACCAA CCTTGCATCATTTTCATGGATGAAATTGATGCCATTGGTGGCCGTCGATTTAGTGAGGGAACAAGTGCAGACCGTGAGATACAGAGAACGTTGATGGAGTTGCTCAATCAGCTTGATGGATTTGATCAACTTGGAAAG GTTAAAATGATTATGGCAACTAACAGACCTGATGTCCTGGATCCTGCACTTCTCCGTCCTGGTCGACTTGATAGAAAAATTGAGATCCCATTGCCCAATGAGCAATCGAGAATGGAAATCCTAAAAATACATGCTGCTGGAATTGCCAAACATGGTGAAATAGACTACGAAGCAGTAGTAAAACTTGCAGAG GGGTTCAATGGGGCTGATCTTCGCAATGTCTGCACTGAAGCTGGAATGTCAGCAATCCGTGCTGAGCGTGATTATGTTATCCATGAAGATTTCATGAAG GCTGTCCGGAAACTTAATGAAGCCAAGAAGCTCGAGTCAACTGCTCACTACAATGCGGACTTTGGAAAGGATTAA